A single window of Sphingobacterium sp. ML3W DNA harbors:
- a CDS encoding tetratricopeptide repeat protein gives MKFWEISFLSTAFLLILGLTAFSQELSKDYTGSITQYNSNFSGIGPKVYFLPPPKSKTEQLIDLYESNDRKDFAKKIIAELRYNMLLQELKNLKDNGPGQHLKIPTDTSAWQELIARAKNQFDHVYTYSLLNAAGLAAVEQHLTDQGTAYLQEAIAIAAKEKDQQDLPTLLHNLAAVQLYTKAYEKAAHTAQEILTRLNKSKNYSEQADAWMQFAMANSGMKNYNVAEPNIIRKAIPLYNKAKNFEGKIIAWQQLAQVYYEQNKYTQAQWFLLQAQQLAKNKNYTADLAEIEYVLASSKLLDNNINIAKKEFLTALILARNEKNKHLELAVLDKLGEVYITLKEYEEAENTYQDFSNLKAELKKDTD, from the coding sequence ATGAAGTTTTGGGAAATTTCCTTTCTTAGCACAGCGTTCCTACTTATATTAGGACTAACGGCCTTTTCGCAAGAATTAAGCAAGGATTATACAGGTTCCATAACACAGTACAACAGTAATTTTTCAGGAATAGGTCCGAAAGTTTACTTTCTCCCCCCTCCGAAGTCGAAGACCGAACAGTTGATCGATCTATATGAGAGTAACGACCGTAAGGATTTTGCAAAAAAAATAATAGCAGAACTTCGTTACAATATGCTCTTACAGGAGCTGAAAAATTTAAAAGACAACGGCCCTGGACAACATTTAAAGATTCCAACGGACACAAGTGCTTGGCAAGAGCTCATTGCTCGTGCAAAGAATCAGTTTGATCATGTCTACACCTACTCCCTGCTGAATGCCGCAGGTTTAGCCGCAGTTGAACAGCATCTGACCGATCAGGGAACAGCTTATTTACAAGAAGCGATCGCGATTGCTGCCAAAGAGAAAGATCAACAGGATCTACCTACGCTCCTACACAACTTAGCTGCGGTACAACTGTATACGAAGGCGTATGAGAAAGCCGCTCACACGGCGCAAGAAATCCTGACACGATTAAATAAATCCAAAAACTACAGCGAGCAAGCAGATGCTTGGATGCAATTTGCGATGGCCAATAGCGGCATGAAAAATTACAACGTTGCTGAACCAAATATCATCCGTAAAGCAATACCGCTGTATAATAAAGCGAAGAATTTTGAAGGTAAAATAATTGCTTGGCAACAATTGGCTCAGGTATATTATGAACAGAACAAATATACCCAAGCTCAGTGGTTTCTTTTGCAAGCGCAGCAACTCGCGAAAAACAAAAATTATACGGCAGACCTGGCCGAAATCGAATATGTGCTGGCATCATCCAAACTTTTGGACAATAATATAAATATTGCTAAAAAAGAGTTTTTAACAGCGTTGATACTTGCTCGGAATGAAAAAAACAAACATCTTGAACTTGCGGTCCTAGATAAGCTTGGTGAAGTCTATATCACTTTAAAAGAATATGAAGAAGCGGAAAATACCTATCAGGATTTTTCGAACCTAAAAGCGGAATTGAAAAAAGATACCGATTAG
- a CDS encoding 3'-5' exonuclease, with product MKSDLTFTAIDFETATGHQNSACAVGIVTVESGIITNEFYSLIQPPRNEYMWQTTRVHGIKPRDTAHSPTFKELFPTIQSLLANKLMIAHNELFDRNVLRKTMLHYGLAYDELQLAEMWECTYKIYRNKGFKPARLNACCEVLGIDLNHHEALSDARACAELYLRHPFVETLIEG from the coding sequence ATGAAGTCAGATTTAACATTTACAGCGATAGATTTTGAAACAGCAACAGGGCATCAGAATAGTGCCTGTGCCGTGGGTATCGTTACCGTTGAATCGGGTATAATCACCAATGAATTTTATTCCTTGATTCAACCACCACGGAATGAATATATGTGGCAGACCACGCGTGTGCATGGTATCAAGCCTCGGGATACCGCTCATTCTCCGACGTTCAAAGAACTTTTTCCTACCATTCAATCGCTATTGGCCAATAAACTGATGATTGCACACAACGAGCTGTTCGATCGCAATGTCTTGCGAAAAACCATGCTTCATTATGGTTTGGCATACGATGAGTTGCAATTGGCAGAGATGTGGGAATGTACCTATAAGATTTATCGCAACAAAGGATTTAAGCCTGCGCGCCTCAATGCTTGTTGTGAAGTATTGGGTATTGATCTCAATCACCACGAGGCACTTTCCGACGCTAGGGCATGTGCCGAATTATACCTACGCCATCCTTTCGTAGAGACGCTGATAGAAGGATAA
- a CDS encoding arylsulfatase, protein MKKTALFALFLALSGATLAQKKDKRPNIILIMADDLGYGDLGAYGQKIIETKHLDALAKEGIRFDNFYAGTSVCAPSRSALMTGQHTGHTPIRGNKEIEPEGQQPLADSVQTMAMLLQQAGYATGAFGKWGLGMVDTYGSPNQKGFEEFYGYNCQRQSHRYYPTHLWHNKERIHLEGNGLLAKGQYAPALIQEKTLAFIEDNKDQPFFLYVPTVLPHAELSGPDDEFYEQYANKFEEKAHKGNDYGPNATIPGYASVAKPRATYASMVSRMDAQVGQIVAKLKALDLLENTLIIFTSDNGAHREGGADPDFFNSSGGLRGYKRDLYEGGVKTPFIVYWKGKIAPGTTSDYLGAFWDVMPTLAEIAQADKPRNTDGLSFVPTLLGNAKKQKKHDHLYWEFHEDGGRQAVRKGDWKLILQKVKSGNPIPELFNLKQDPKEERNLAASNPKKAEELRKLIAQSHVENADFPLLKTEK, encoded by the coding sequence ATGAAAAAAACAGCATTATTTGCACTATTCCTTGCATTGTCTGGTGCAACTCTAGCGCAAAAAAAAGATAAGAGACCCAATATCATATTGATTATGGCTGATGATTTGGGTTATGGCGATCTGGGTGCGTATGGTCAAAAGATCATCGAGACCAAGCACCTTGATGCTTTGGCAAAGGAAGGTATCCGATTTGATAATTTTTATGCAGGTACTTCCGTTTGCGCACCTTCGCGGTCGGCCTTGATGACCGGGCAGCATACCGGACATACGCCAATTCGAGGAAATAAAGAAATAGAGCCGGAAGGGCAGCAGCCATTGGCAGACTCGGTACAGACGATGGCGATGCTTCTACAGCAAGCAGGTTATGCAACTGGAGCATTCGGAAAATGGGGTTTAGGTATGGTCGACACCTATGGTTCACCAAATCAAAAGGGATTTGAGGAATTCTATGGATACAACTGTCAGCGCCAATCACACCGTTATTATCCGACCCATTTATGGCACAATAAAGAGCGCATTCATTTAGAAGGTAACGGTTTACTCGCCAAGGGACAGTATGCTCCGGCACTGATCCAAGAGAAAACATTGGCATTTATTGAAGATAATAAAGACCAACCATTCTTCCTGTATGTTCCTACCGTACTTCCTCATGCCGAGTTATCGGGACCAGATGATGAGTTCTATGAACAGTATGCCAACAAGTTTGAAGAGAAAGCACACAAAGGGAACGACTATGGTCCAAACGCGACCATTCCAGGGTATGCATCCGTTGCTAAACCGCGTGCTACATATGCAAGTATGGTGAGTCGTATGGATGCACAAGTAGGACAGATCGTAGCGAAGTTGAAGGCGTTGGATCTATTGGAAAATACATTGATTATCTTCACCAGTGACAATGGTGCGCATCGTGAAGGTGGTGCAGATCCTGATTTTTTTAATAGTAGTGGTGGTCTTCGCGGATACAAACGTGATCTTTATGAGGGCGGTGTAAAAACTCCGTTTATCGTATATTGGAAAGGCAAGATAGCACCTGGTACTACATCTGATTACCTAGGAGCGTTTTGGGATGTGATGCCAACGCTTGCTGAAATTGCTCAGGCTGATAAACCTCGGAATACAGACGGTCTATCTTTCGTCCCTACTTTATTGGGTAATGCCAAAAAGCAAAAGAAACACGATCACCTCTATTGGGAATTCCATGAGGACGGTGGCCGCCAAGCGGTGAGAAAAGGAGATTGGAAGCTGATCTTACAGAAAGTAAAAAGCGGCAATCCTATTCCTGAACTTTTTAATCTAAAGCAAGATCCTAAGGAAGAACGCAATCTCGCTGCAAGCAACCCTAAGAAAGCGGAAGAACTGCGTAAGCTTATTGCACAATCACATGTGGAGAATGCAGATTTTCCTTTATTGAAGACTGAAAAATAA
- a CDS encoding DUF3843 family protein has product MKKNRIYIQDWLGQHPYQGRSDADSYYLQVANEINNALSTLWFDEEETDALIRPEIIKTLSIYLTCYLEDVVSGTKLFEAFRLEHQALYSKMLPYFDDQELTDYYSEDINPQDVLVLTWLFFSERNPHLFLDKDGRLIALVTDLAYAVLEEHYEVAPENTLLQQEYTLPADANYLQVRNFSEKVIATNYITGGYYYNSLMQHMDIADLGRYQHDPAYLNQMTFRVRDNHFIFFRLHLLALKSCEFVSAMLGTAHPQYENTRAIGNRIDSFFEYEKVTHDQLQLKHLSTGELFLVNLNSIQNFKEPAAGQLFYMEIVPWKDAWNLSGMMSAIEADQIDLTTDPETTQTYLVEALRGKRTQIEKTEQQIAEVKALFSKKHNDLLAFMSEVDMNDYIHELTNTYREQKGLALVDKQDSSDASKDKSVTAFYNPKFGLEFFGGIAELFPLEQNPFFVKNENEPINYAQNLLQLLVQKFFSVGLVEHYYALYEKEINEQFFYPLDRNTLDFLLRFYKSETYHSLPLLMIK; this is encoded by the coding sequence ATGAAAAAAAACCGCATTTATATACAGGATTGGTTAGGACAACATCCCTATCAAGGAAGGTCTGATGCCGACAGTTATTATTTACAAGTAGCGAATGAAATCAACAATGCACTCAGTACATTGTGGTTTGACGAAGAAGAAACGGATGCATTGATCAGACCCGAGATCATTAAAACACTGAGTATCTATTTGACCTGCTACCTGGAAGATGTGGTATCTGGAACGAAACTTTTTGAGGCATTCCGCCTAGAGCACCAAGCGCTCTACAGTAAAATGCTACCTTATTTTGACGATCAGGAATTAACAGATTATTACTCCGAGGATATCAATCCGCAGGATGTACTGGTGCTTACCTGGTTGTTCTTTAGTGAACGTAATCCGCATCTATTTTTAGATAAGGATGGTCGCCTGATTGCATTAGTAACGGATCTGGCCTATGCGGTTTTAGAAGAGCATTATGAAGTGGCTCCTGAAAACACTCTTTTACAGCAAGAATATACTTTGCCGGCAGATGCAAACTACCTCCAGGTACGCAATTTTAGTGAAAAAGTTATTGCGACCAATTACATCACGGGGGGGTATTACTACAATAGCTTGATGCAGCATATGGACATTGCCGACCTCGGTCGTTATCAGCATGATCCCGCTTATCTTAACCAGATGACTTTTCGCGTTCGCGACAATCACTTTATTTTCTTCCGTCTGCATTTATTGGCTCTCAAATCTTGTGAGTTTGTTTCTGCTATGTTAGGAACCGCACATCCGCAATATGAAAATACACGCGCAATTGGAAACCGCATCGATAGCTTTTTCGAATATGAAAAAGTAACCCATGATCAGTTGCAGTTGAAACACCTATCAACAGGGGAATTGTTCTTGGTCAACTTAAATTCTATACAGAATTTTAAAGAACCTGCTGCTGGTCAACTTTTCTATATGGAGATCGTTCCGTGGAAGGATGCTTGGAACTTATCGGGAATGATGTCTGCTATCGAGGCTGATCAAATTGACCTCACAACTGATCCTGAAACAACACAAACTTACTTGGTGGAAGCACTCAGGGGAAAAAGAACGCAGATCGAAAAAACGGAGCAGCAGATTGCAGAAGTGAAAGCGCTATTTTCCAAAAAACACAATGACCTATTAGCCTTTATGTCGGAAGTGGACATGAATGACTATATACACGAACTGACAAACACTTATCGGGAACAAAAGGGCTTAGCTCTAGTAGACAAGCAAGATAGCTCAGATGCATCGAAAGATAAGTCGGTGACTGCTTTCTATAATCCGAAATTTGGATTGGAATTTTTCGGTGGTATCGCTGAACTGTTCCCGCTTGAGCAAAATCCGTTTTTTGTGAAAAATGAAAATGAGCCCATCAACTATGCTCAAAATCTATTGCAATTGCTTGTACAAAAGTTTTTCTCGGTGGGATTGGTCGAACATTATTATGCCCTGTACGAAAAGGAAATCAATGAGCAGTTTTTCTATCCATTAGATCGCAACACCTTGGATTTTCTATTGCGATTCTATAAAAGTGAAACCTATCATAGTTTGCCGCTGTTAATGATTAAGTAG
- a CDS encoding IS4 family transposase: MVNLNVFSQILSLIDRELFKVLVAKHKSDKHCKGINSWTHLASMLFCHFSSADSVRDISNGLRSTTGNLNHLGVGRAPSKSNISYINKHRTHELFKDLYFSLLDKLWQKDTHLRKDLTQLKRKVYLMDASIIPLCLSVFDWAKFRSTKGAVKLHTVLDYDGCLPVFMQITDGKVHESQRAGSYSFSKGSVVVVDRGYVDYNWLGDLDSRGCYFVTRSKTNMKYNVIKSYQSEALLEKGIIKDEIIELSGPSADRYNSKPLRLIHFWDSSTDNQYHFLTNNIQWKASLVANIYKQRWQIEIFFKHLKQRLKISSFVGTSENAVMIQIWTSLIGILLLKYLQKKAKYDWNLSNLVGFIRMNIFVKINIWQWIDDPFIRPPVKGKNGQLQIFSD; encoded by the coding sequence ATGGTAAATTTAAACGTTTTTAGTCAGATTTTATCACTTATCGACCGCGAATTATTCAAGGTTTTGGTTGCTAAGCACAAGAGTGACAAACATTGTAAAGGGATCAACAGCTGGACGCATCTTGCTAGCATGTTGTTTTGCCATTTTTCTTCTGCAGATTCAGTTCGTGATATCAGTAATGGCTTACGTAGTACGACTGGTAATTTGAACCATTTAGGTGTTGGTAGAGCACCCAGCAAGTCCAATATTTCCTATATCAACAAGCACCGCACCCATGAACTCTTTAAAGATCTGTACTTTTCGCTATTAGATAAGCTATGGCAAAAGGATACCCATTTGCGCAAAGATCTAACGCAATTAAAGCGCAAGGTTTATCTGATGGATGCCAGTATCATCCCTTTATGTTTATCTGTATTTGACTGGGCTAAATTTAGAAGCACCAAAGGTGCTGTAAAACTGCACACTGTGCTGGATTATGATGGATGTCTTCCTGTTTTCATGCAGATTACAGACGGGAAAGTTCATGAAAGCCAGCGTGCGGGTAGCTATAGTTTTTCCAAAGGAAGCGTTGTAGTGGTGGATAGAGGTTATGTGGATTACAACTGGCTCGGGGATTTGGACAGCAGAGGTTGTTATTTTGTTACCAGGAGTAAAACTAACATGAAGTACAACGTTATCAAGTCATACCAGAGTGAAGCACTCCTTGAAAAGGGAATCATTAAAGATGAGATCATTGAGCTTTCTGGTCCATCAGCAGATAGATACAACTCTAAACCATTACGCTTGATTCACTTTTGGGACAGCAGCACAGACAACCAGTACCACTTTCTGACAAATAATATCCAATGGAAGGCATCACTAGTAGCTAACATTTATAAACAGCGATGGCAGATCGAGATTTTCTTCAAGCATCTGAAGCAACGCTTAAAAATATCATCTTTTGTGGGTACTTCTGAAAATGCGGTCATGATCCAAATATGGACTTCGTTGATTGGAATATTACTGCTCAAATACCTTCAGAAGAAGGCTAAATACGATTGGAATCTGTCTAACTTGGTCGGGTTTATCAGGATGAATATATTCGTGAAAATAAATATATGGCAATGGATAGATGATCCTTTTATCAGGCCACCAGTTAAGGGTAAAAATGGACAGCTACAGATATTCTCAGACTAA
- a CDS encoding S41 family peptidase: protein MKNTKLFPQQLIAKGVVFFLVALFFVSCKKSNPEPEPEPPPVERDANAMIRDSVYYYYKLYSLWADDYIPSYENPFEFTDKYRSAQSVLTALKGMTPAYPNYRDYGGVYDRFSFMEGLSGYDIGAQAKVKMDRADGYGLYFDMGTVDSKIAQPIIYFVEGGSPADNAGLKRSDIVLSINGESDYAVEIDCEGNDGCKAVDPSALGKIRSRLNSALEGGTLAIKVQHEDKTISNEELTYRTYTIDPIYKDSVYHYSSKNVGYLALSSFEEIENNNFNQVKVDGVFQKFEEQHIEDLVVDLRYNTGGYVDAAVYIANKIGGTKTDKKLMVTYKANAYMERAQKGPNGMFKDTYFSGGSSLNLRKVYFLVSETTASAAEMLINVLKPYFDVQVIATGTRTYGKPVGFFEQIIENKISFWPASFQLKNADGFSEYWDGLAADKSNVTDYIFLDSGNTAETMLETALEDAVPGSSVRASARRSARPDKGRVLQGNSINQLPEKGLLKSR, encoded by the coding sequence ATGAAAAATACAAAGTTATTTCCGCAACAGCTTATTGCTAAGGGAGTTGTTTTTTTTCTTGTGGCACTTTTTTTTGTAAGCTGTAAGAAAAGTAATCCAGAACCAGAGCCCGAACCTCCTCCTGTGGAGCGAGATGCGAATGCGATGATACGGGATAGTGTCTATTACTACTACAAACTTTATTCCTTATGGGCTGACGATTATATACCGTCTTATGAAAATCCATTTGAATTTACGGATAAGTACCGTTCCGCACAATCGGTTCTCACTGCATTGAAAGGCATGACACCGGCTTATCCCAACTATAGAGATTATGGTGGGGTTTACGATCGTTTTTCTTTTATGGAAGGCCTTTCGGGCTATGATATTGGTGCGCAAGCCAAAGTAAAGATGGATCGTGCAGATGGTTACGGTTTGTATTTTGATATGGGGACAGTCGATTCGAAAATAGCCCAACCCATTATCTATTTCGTTGAAGGAGGTTCGCCTGCAGATAATGCAGGTTTAAAGCGATCTGATATCGTGCTGTCGATTAATGGTGAATCTGATTATGCTGTCGAAATTGATTGTGAAGGTAATGATGGTTGCAAGGCTGTCGATCCGTCGGCTCTCGGTAAGATTAGAAGTCGTTTAAACTCAGCATTGGAAGGTGGGACTTTAGCGATCAAAGTGCAGCACGAAGATAAAACCATCAGTAACGAGGAGTTGACTTACAGAACCTATACGATAGATCCGATATACAAAGATTCGGTCTATCATTATTCAAGTAAGAATGTAGGCTACCTGGCGCTATCTTCATTTGAAGAGATCGAAAATAACAATTTCAATCAGGTTAAAGTAGATGGTGTATTTCAAAAGTTTGAAGAACAGCATATCGAGGATCTAGTGGTTGATCTCCGGTACAATACCGGTGGATATGTCGATGCTGCGGTATACATCGCCAATAAAATAGGCGGGACCAAGACCGATAAAAAATTGATGGTCACCTACAAGGCCAATGCCTATATGGAGCGTGCCCAAAAAGGCCCGAATGGGATGTTTAAGGATACCTACTTTAGTGGTGGTAGCAGTTTGAACCTACGTAAGGTGTATTTCTTGGTCAGCGAGACTACGGCCTCAGCTGCCGAGATGTTGATCAATGTGTTGAAGCCCTATTTCGATGTTCAGGTGATTGCTACAGGAACGAGGACCTATGGTAAACCGGTTGGATTTTTCGAACAGATCATCGAAAATAAGATTTCCTTTTGGCCAGCCTCTTTCCAATTGAAAAATGCAGATGGATTCTCTGAATATTGGGACGGATTAGCGGCTGATAAGAGCAATGTAACAGATTACATATTTTTAGATTCGGGCAATACTGCAGAGACGATGCTAGAAACAGCATTGGAAGATGCAGTACCAGGAAGCTCGGTGAGAGCGTCGGCTAGACGTTCTGCTAGACCAGACAAAGGGCGTGTATTGCAAGGCAACAGTATCAACCAATTGCCGGAAAAAGGACTTTTGAAAAGTAGGTAA
- a CDS encoding ABC transporter ATP-binding protein, with amino-acid sequence MELFAIALSLLFVFLSKKAVDIATATTADISLTWILIGIVGSVLLGLGIRAYTGWLNERIKMMLTLELQRNMLDAQMLSVWKLIKNWHTGDIQIRIQTDCEEVANLIAKSLLSFILTAIQLLASLGFLWYMDPMLALMILAISPLFLFSKIYFQKMRKLSQEVKGEESNFSNVLQENLRFRLLIRAMGIFPKRRKKLTDSQQELFALKMKQLNFSTYTQSVMKLSLNAGYLLTFIWGIYRLHSGQISFGTMTAFLQLVARIQSPILALITFIPGFVRFRVSADRLLELKDGEIEPLVEQKRLNKISALQIQNLSFRYEDKWVLDQFNLNLKAGEPTAIVGPSGKGKTTLIRLLLSLIKPEKGEILLTDRDGIHVLTAAHRINFAYIPQGNSLLSGTIRENLLLHVKDGGHIAIEKALRIACAEFVLELPDGVDTVVGESGMGLSEGQAQRIAIARALMHDGDIWLFDEVTSALDRKTADLLIQRLLEYGHDKLCLFVTHDLSLVDKCKHHIYLD; translated from the coding sequence TTGGAGCTCTTCGCCATTGCACTATCATTGCTATTTGTATTCCTATCAAAAAAAGCCGTAGACATAGCCACCGCCACTACAGCGGACATTTCGCTGACTTGGATTCTCATAGGTATTGTGGGCAGTGTGCTATTGGGATTGGGAATACGCGCCTATACTGGATGGCTCAACGAACGCATCAAAATGATGCTCACGCTTGAACTGCAACGCAATATGCTCGATGCCCAAATGCTTTCGGTTTGGAAACTCATCAAAAACTGGCATACCGGAGATATTCAAATCCGTATTCAGACCGACTGCGAAGAAGTGGCCAATTTGATAGCCAAATCTTTGCTCTCCTTTATCTTGACAGCAATACAATTACTGGCTTCCCTTGGATTCCTATGGTATATGGATCCGATGCTCGCGCTCATGATATTGGCGATATCGCCGCTCTTCCTATTCTCAAAAATCTATTTCCAAAAAATGCGTAAGCTGAGTCAGGAAGTGAAGGGCGAGGAAAGTAATTTTTCGAATGTACTGCAAGAAAATCTGCGATTCCGTCTACTGATCAGAGCGATGGGTATCTTTCCGAAAAGAAGAAAGAAACTCACCGACAGCCAACAAGAACTGTTCGCTTTGAAAATGAAGCAGCTTAACTTTTCTACGTACACGCAGAGCGTTATGAAGTTAAGCCTAAACGCAGGATATTTATTGACGTTTATCTGGGGAATCTACAGACTGCACAGTGGACAGATATCTTTTGGTACGATGACCGCATTTCTACAGTTGGTGGCGCGCATCCAATCGCCTATTTTGGCACTCATTACCTTTATTCCTGGATTTGTCCGGTTTAGAGTATCTGCAGATCGTTTACTAGAGCTCAAGGATGGTGAAATAGAACCCCTCGTTGAACAAAAACGGCTCAACAAGATATCAGCACTGCAAATCCAAAACCTATCGTTCAGATACGAAGACAAATGGGTGTTGGATCAATTTAATTTAAATCTAAAAGCCGGTGAGCCAACAGCGATTGTAGGACCTAGTGGTAAAGGGAAAACGACCCTGATACGCTTATTACTATCTCTGATCAAACCGGAAAAAGGAGAAATCCTACTGACGGACCGTGATGGTATTCACGTACTTACCGCTGCTCATCGCATCAATTTCGCCTATATTCCGCAAGGGAATTCACTTCTCAGTGGTACCATACGTGAAAATCTACTCTTGCATGTCAAAGATGGCGGTCACATCGCCATAGAAAAAGCGCTGCGGATCGCATGCGCAGAGTTTGTATTGGAGCTACCCGATGGTGTAGATACTGTAGTGGGGGAATCGGGAATGGGCCTATCCGAAGGACAGGCACAACGGATTGCTATCGCACGAGCATTGATGCATGATGGGGATATCTGGCTTTTTGATGAAGTGACCTCTGCCTTGGATAGAAAGACCGCAGACTTGCTGATCCAAAGACTTTTAGAATATGGGCATGATAAATTATGCCTTTTTGTAACACATGACCTCAGCTTGGTCGATAAATGTAAACACCACATCTATCTGGACTAA
- a CDS encoding replication-associated recombination protein A, with protein MATRIPLAERMRPKKLEDYVGQQHIVGHDAVLYHAIQQKNIPSMLLWGPPGVGKTSLALLMAKELGRPFFSLSAIQAGVKDIREVIEKAEKLMHINQEQPMMNFKQEQPILFIDEIHRFSKSQQDSLLGAVERGLVTLIGATTENPSFEVISALLSRCQVYVLEHLSSVDLIGLVERSLHEDEFLKEQSIEIEEYEAILRLSGGDARKLLNVLELVSNAAVLHHEPITNAFVLKQVQQNMAIYDKTGEQHYDIISAFIKSIRGSDPNAAIYWLARMIEGGEDPSFIARRLLISASEDIGNANPNALLLANNCFQAVNVIGWPESRIILAQTVTYLASSPKSNASYEAINKAIGVVKQTGDLSVPLHLRNAPTKLMKQLNYGAEYKYSHAYPGNFVTQEFLPDAISGTTFYDPGKNPQEDKLRQSLRDKWKEKYRY; from the coding sequence ATGGCTACACGAATACCACTAGCAGAGCGCATGCGTCCCAAGAAATTGGAAGATTATGTTGGGCAACAGCATATTGTAGGTCACGATGCTGTCTTGTATCATGCTATTCAACAGAAAAATATTCCTTCCATGTTGCTATGGGGCCCTCCCGGAGTTGGGAAGACCAGTTTGGCTCTTTTAATGGCCAAGGAGCTCGGTAGACCATTCTTTTCTTTAAGTGCAATCCAAGCGGGTGTCAAAGACATCCGGGAGGTGATTGAAAAAGCGGAGAAGTTGATGCATATCAATCAGGAGCAACCGATGATGAATTTTAAGCAAGAACAACCGATCTTGTTTATCGATGAGATCCATCGTTTTTCCAAATCGCAACAAGACTCCCTATTAGGAGCGGTCGAACGGGGGTTGGTAACTCTGATCGGTGCAACCACCGAAAACCCTTCTTTTGAAGTCATTTCAGCACTTTTATCGCGCTGTCAAGTGTATGTGTTGGAGCACCTCAGTAGTGTAGATCTGATTGGGCTTGTCGAAAGATCGTTACATGAAGATGAATTTCTGAAAGAGCAAAGCATCGAAATTGAGGAGTATGAAGCTATTTTACGGCTTTCAGGAGGTGATGCCCGTAAATTGCTGAATGTGTTGGAATTGGTGAGCAATGCTGCGGTACTGCATCACGAGCCCATCACCAATGCCTTTGTCTTGAAGCAGGTGCAACAAAACATGGCCATTTACGATAAAACAGGCGAGCAACATTACGATATCATATCTGCTTTTATCAAATCCATACGAGGTTCAGACCCCAATGCTGCCATTTATTGGTTGGCACGTATGATCGAAGGTGGGGAAGACCCATCCTTTATCGCTAGGCGCTTGTTGATCTCTGCATCGGAGGACATCGGCAATGCCAATCCCAACGCACTTTTATTGGCCAATAACTGTTTTCAAGCTGTCAATGTGATCGGTTGGCCCGAGTCGCGAATTATTTTAGCACAGACGGTGACCTATTTAGCCAGTTCACCCAAGAGCAATGCTTCTTATGAAGCGATCAATAAAGCAATAGGTGTGGTGAAACAAACAGGAGATCTATCTGTCCCTCTGCATCTACGCAATGCACCAACGAAATTGATGAAACAGCTTAACTATGGTGCAGAATATAAGTATTCGCATGCCTATCCGGGTAATTTTGTGACACAGGAATTTTTGCCCGATGCAATCAGTGGGACGACTTTTTACGACCCGGGTAAAAATCCGCAAGAAGATAAATTGAGACAAAGTTTACGCGATAAGTGGAAGGAAAAATACAGGTATTAA